From Enoplosus armatus isolate fEnoArm2 chromosome 23, fEnoArm2.hap1, whole genome shotgun sequence, a single genomic window includes:
- the chrnb1l gene encoding cholinergic receptor, nicotinic, beta 1 (muscle) like has protein sequence MIGQMKKGINIHVRMDAFIIVCGCLCLTLAGASETERKLHQKLFENYNMKVRPAHYWEEKVMVRVGMTLSQLVSLNEKNEEMTTNVFMNLAWTDYRLSWNPKEYDDIDVLRIPLNKVWRPDIYLINNNDGQFDVALYVNVLVYSDGTVYWLPPAIYRSSCSIEVSYFPFDWQNCSMVFRSYTYDASEVDLQYFLDDEGKEIQEIVIDENAFTENGEWAICHKPSRKNIKEDLYEDITFYLIIQRKPLFYIINIIVPCILTSVLAIFVFYLPPGAGEKMTLSISVLIALTVFMLLLADKVPETSLGIPIIVNYVMFTMILVTFSVILSVVVLNLHHRTPSTHIMPNWVRKVFIHFLPKYIGMTRPNPEEPLLKEESSDDAPTPSFNGRQPGGEYFFRKINPDLVIPWRGRCESTVQLQRLPDTDSYCLILPPNLKSAIAAVTYMAEQLKKQDTDDTMTGDWQFIALVVDRLFLWLFVIITTLGTLAMFLDASFNYTPDNPFP, from the exons ATGATTGGACAAATGAAGAAGGGGATAAACATTCATGTGAGGATGGACGCATTCATCATCGTATGCGGCTGCCTTTGTCTCACTCTCGCCG GAGCCTCCGAAACAGAGCGCAAGCTCCATCAGAAGCTGTTTGAGAATTACAACATGAAAGTCAGGCCAGCTCATTACTGGGAGGAGAAGGTGATGGTTCGAGTGGGGATGACCCTCTCCCAGCTTGTCAGCTTg AACGAGAAGAACGAAGAGATGACAACCAACGTGTTCATGAATCTG GCATGGACAGACTACAGGTTGTCATGGAACCCCAAGGAATATGATGACATTGACGTTTTGAGGATTCCTCTCAACAAGGTGTGGCGTCCTGACATCTACCTCATAAACAA CAATGACGGTCAGTTTGACGTGGCTCTGTACGTCAACGTCTTGGTTTACAGCGACGGCACAGTCTACTGGCTTCCACCAGCCATCTACCGCAGCTCCTGCTCTATCGAG GTGTCGTACTTCCCATTTGACTGGCAGAACTGCAGCATGGTTTTCCGCTCGTACACCTATGACGCATCGGAGGTGGACCTGCAGTACTTTCTGGATGATGAAGGCAAAGAGATCCAAGAGATTGTTATCGATGAGAATGCTTTCACAG aaaaTGGAGAGTGGGCCATCTGTCACAAACCCTCACGAAAGAACATCAAGGAGGACCTGTATGAGGACATCACCTTCTACCTCATCATACAGAGGAAGCCTCTTTTctacatcatcaacatcatcgtGCCCTGCATCCTCACCAGCGTGCTGGCTATATTTGTCTTCTACCTGCCTCCCGGTGCAG GAGAGAAGATGACTCTCTCCATTTCCGTCCTCATCGCTCTGACTGTCTTCATGCTTTTGCTGGCTGACAAGGTCCCAGAGACTTCCCTCGGCATCCCAATTATTGTCAACTACGTCATGTTCACCATGATCCTGGTTACTTTCTCTGTCATCCTGAGTGTCGTCGTCCTCAATTTGCACCACCGAACACCGAGCACACACATCATGCCAAACTGGGTTCGAAAG GTATTCATTCACTTCTTGCCCAAGTACATCGGCATGACGAGGCCAAACCCAGAGGAGCCTCTGTTGAAGGAGGAGTCTAGTGATGACGCGCCAACGCCAAGCTTCAACGGCAGGCAGCCTGGGGGGGAGTACTTCTTTCGCAAGATCAACCCTGATCTCGTCATACCCTGGAGAGGCAG GTGTGAGAGCACAGTGCAGCTCCAGCGGCTCCCGGACACCGACAGCTACTGTCTGATCCTCCCTCCCAACCTGAAGTCGGCCATTGCTGCTGTGACATacatggccgagcagctgaaGAAGCAGGACACGGACGACACG ATGACAGGAGACTGGCAGTTCATCGCCCTGGTGGTGGACCGTCTCTTCCTGTGGTTGtttgtcatcatcaccacccTGGGCACCCTGGCCATGTTCTTGGATGCCAGTTTCAACTACACACCTGACAACCCTTTCCcatag
- the cldn7a gene encoding claudin-7-A, with the protein MANSGVQLLGFFLSLIGIVGLIIGTILPQWKMSAYIGDNIITAVAMYQGLWMSCAFQSTGQLQCKIYDSILQLDSSLQATRALMIVGIIVSIAGLGVACMGMKCTTCGGSEKLRKSRIAMTGGIILLVGGLCAIVACSWFAHNVIRAFYNPYTPVNTKFEFGAAIFIAWGGSLLDVLGGAMLAASCPRKKQVSKYPSMASSRSGPPSSTKEYV; encoded by the exons ATGGCCAACTCCGGTGTTCAGCTGTTGGGCTTTTTCCTGTCTCTGATCGGCATCGTCGGGCTGATCATCGGGACTATTCTGCCTCAGTGGAAGATGTCAGCCTACATCGGGGACAACATCATCACAGCGGTGGCCATGTACCAGGGGCTGTGGATGTCATGCGCCTTCCAAAGCACCGGGCAGCTCCAGTGTAAAATCTACGACTCCATTCTGCAGCTCGACA GTTCGCTGCAGGCAACTCGTGCCTTGATGATAGTCGGCATCATTGTGTCCATCGCAGGTCTGGGTGTGGCCTGTATGGGAATGAAGTGCACCACCTGCGGAGGGAGTGAGAAGCTACGCAAGTCCCGCATCGCCATGACAGGAGGCATCATCCTGCTAGTGGGAG GGCTGTGTGCCATCGTAGCGTGCTCCTGGTTTGCTCATAATGTGATCCGGGCCTTCTATAATCCCTACACTCCAGTCAACACCAA GTTTGAGTTCGGCGCTGCCATCTTCATCGCCTGGGGCGGCTCCCTCCTGGACGTCCTGGGCGGAGCCATGTTGGCCGCTTCCTGTCCACGAAAGAAACAAGTGTCCAAGTACCCGTCCATGGCCAGTTCTCGCTCTGGTCCGCCGAGCAGCACTAAAGAATATGTCTGA
- the LOC139306139 gene encoding uncharacterized protein — protein MYGASGIPELIPPSGPPRQPGPGGQYNPGHPQVNGDGGGGNPQRLGQRAPKLGQIGRSKKVELEDEDLDDIMNNNGQCPVSLSPIS, from the exons ATGTACGGAGCCTCAGGTATCCCGGAGCTCATCCCGCCCAGCGGGCCGCCCCGGCAGCCGGGACCCGGGGGGCAGTACAACCCGGGGCACCCACAGGTCAACGGCGATGGCGGTGGGGGCAACCCTCAGAGACTCGGGCAGAGGGCGCCCAAACTGGGCCAGATTGGTCGGTCCAAGAAAG tggAGTTGGAAGATGAAGACCTGGATGACATCATGAACAACAATGGGCAGTGTCCTGTCTCCCTGTCGCCCATCTCCTAA
- the LOC139306043 gene encoding cornifelin homolog B-like: protein MSRQVVQVQPESRVEEAGQWSTGLCECYKDVGDCCFALCCLPVFTCKVTNAVGACPCLPLLDCIGCVPPASLAMRASVRERYGIQGSVWSDCLYGCCCYPLSWLQISRELKRRAASHASSSSSARYTALASLQGAHLV, encoded by the exons ATGTCTCGACAGGTGGTCCAGGTCCAGCCGGAGAGCAGGGTTGAGGAGGCAGGTCAATGGAGTACGGGCCTGTGTGAGTGCTATAAAGACGTGGGAGACT gctGCTTTGCCCTGTGCTGCCTCCCAGTGTTCACCTGTAAGGTGACCAATGCAGTGGGTGCATGTCCCTGCCTGCCTCTGCTGGACTGTATCGGCTGTGTACCACCGGCCTCACTCGCCATGAGGGCATCTGTCAGGGAAAGATACGGCATACAG GGGAGTGTGTGGAGTGACTGCCTGTACGGATGCTGCTGCTATCCGCTATCTTGGCTCCAGATCTCCAGAGAGCTGAAGAGAAGAGCAGCATCccacgcctcctcctcctcctcagccagaTACACTGCTCTGGCCTCCCTGCAGGGGGCGCACTTGGTCTAG
- the LOC139306069 gene encoding cornifelin homolog A-like, which translates to MSGKMVVTQPRPFINTAVANQWTSGICDCFQDLPQCCFAFWCLPCFTCKTAHEAGECLCLPLLDAFGLIPPMTTALRVSVRQRYGIEGTVCSDCVYACFCGPCTWCQMAREIKTRMNPITFVSTAA; encoded by the exons ATGTCCGGAAAGATGGTCGTAACCCAACCCAGGCCCTTCATCAACACCGCTGTAGCCAACCAGTGGACCTCTGGCATCTGTGACTGCTTCCAAGACCTGCCCCAGT gctGCTTCGCCTTTTGGTGTCTTCCCTGCTTCACCTGTAAGACAGCGCACGAGGCCGGGGAGTGTCTGTGTTTACCTCTGCTGGACGCTTTTGGACTCATCCCTCCCATGACCACAGCCCTCAGGGTGTCAGTACGCCAACGATATGGCATTGAG GGTACAGTTTGCAGTGACTGTGTGTACGCCTGCTTCTGCGGGCCCTGCACCTGGTGTCAAATGGCAAGAGAAATCAAAACACGGATGAATCCCATTACCTTCGTCAGCACGGCGGCCTga